Within Spinacia oleracea cultivar Varoflay chromosome 4, BTI_SOV_V1, whole genome shotgun sequence, the genomic segment AGAGAGCATCCGGTCAGAAAGTTAATCTAAGCAAAACCGAAGTTGCCTTTAGCAAATGTGTGGGGGGTGATAGAAGAAGAGAGATTGTGGAAACGTTAGGAGTGCGGGAGGTGGATCGACATGAGAAATATTTGGGGCTTCCTACAATCATTGGGAGGTCAAAGAAGGCAATTTTCACCTGCTTAAAGGAACGAATTTGGAAGAAATTGCAAGGGTGGAAGGAAAAACTCTTATCGAGACCCGGGAAAGAGACGTTAATCAAAGCGGTGGCACAAGCAATCCCCACATACATGATGAGTGTGTTCAAGATTCCGGATGGCCTTATTGATGAAATTCATTCTATCCTAGCTCGCTTTTGGTGGGGTGATAAAGAGTCGGACAAAAAGATACACTGGCATCGTTGGGAATCCTTATGCCTCCCCAAGGCTATGGGTGGAATGGGGTTCCGGGATTTGCGGTGTTTTAACCAAGCACTACTTGCTAAACAATGCTTCCGTCTTAGTATGGATACGGACTCACTGCTGAGTAAGGTGTTGAGAGCACGGTACTACAAAAACTCTTGTGTGGTGGAGGCTAGGAGAGGATATGACCCAAGTTACACTTGGAGGAGTTTGTGGGGGGCGAAATCCTTGTTACTAGATGGCTTAAAGAGGCGAGTTGGGAATGGTTCATCCATTGGCATATGGACTGAGGCGTGGCTACCAGGGAAAGGCACGCACACCGTACCTACCCCTCAGGCCAACAGTGATATGAATATGAGGGTGTCATACCTCATAGACTATGAGAATCGGTGCTGGAATGAGGAGAGGGTTAGAGAAGTGTTTGTAGAGGAGGAACAACGCTTGGTCTATGCGATTCCACTTTCCTCGCAGTGGCCATGTGACTCATACTATTGGTGGCCAACAAGCAATGGGATTTACAGCGTGAAATCAGCATATTGGCTCGGGATGTTAGGACATACTAGAACGTGGGAGCTGCAGTTTGGATCAAGAGAGGCGGACTTGTGGTCATGGGTGTGGAAGATGGAGGGTCCTCCCAAGCTTAGACACTTCCTGTGGCGGGCTTGCAAGGGAACTTTGGCTACAATGGGTGTGTTGTTTAGGCGCCATATCAGACCAACCAAGGAGTGCACGGTGTGTGGGGCACTCGACGAGACTATCATCCATGCTCTTTTTGAATGTAAACACTCCCAGGTAATTTGGGAAAGTAGTGAGTTCCTGGACATACTGAAGGACGCACCCACCTCTTCGTTTGCAGACAGACTGGTGTGGGCGGCAGGTAAGATGACACAGGACAAGCTTCGCTTGTTCTCAACCTTGGCGTGGGCTGGATGGTGCTGTCGAAACAAGGCTGTCTTCGATTGTGGGAACACTGAACCAATTCAAGTTGCTGCGGGTTTTGCTAGACTTGTGACTGACTACATGCGATACAATGAGATGGTGACGCAACACACAAGTGGTCATGGGCTACGATCAGCAAGCAGATGGATGCCACCGCCACCAGGGGTGGTCAAGGTCAATGTGGATGCTCACCTACACAGGTCAGGCGCAGGGGTTGGAGTGGTCATTAGAGATGAAGGTGGAGTGGTATTGGCAACTGCAGTGAAGCGAGTAAAGGCAGAATGGGCGGCTGAACTGGCCGAAGCATATGCAGCATGGTATGGAATAATAATTGCTAGGAGGTTGGGGTACAGGAAAATTATTTTGGAGTGTGATGCCATAAATATTGTACGGATGATTGACACCAGGGAGGAGGGAGCTGCACCAATCTTCTTATTTATAGATGATATTAGAAGGGTTAGCAACTGTTTTGAGTTTTTTAAATGTACTCATGTAAGACGGGGAGGCAATACAGCTGCACACCTAGTAGCTAGATGGGAGGTTGATAATGGATCAGAACGCATCTGTAATAGCTCCTTCCCACAAAGCCTAAACACTTTGGTGGAGATGGACTTATCTTAATATAAAAACAATatctttccctcaaaaaaaaaaaataagtataTGACACGTAGTAAAATAACTTACGTATTACGAAGTattggaaataaaaaaaaacatatttgtATATAGTATTTACACAAACAATATAGGTAAACAGGTAGAGAACGTATACAAAGTTCCCTAGCTATCTGGCTattaaattatagttttatttaattatagcaAAACATCCTGCTTAATTAGCCACTAATAAGATAATTAGCGTGCTGCAAATCTATCTCACATGGCCTAATTAATTAACATAAAACACTATAGCCTGTtaattaatttggaattaatttgTGACGAGGCCTTGGGAGAGAAGGGGATGGATCATATCTTCCATAGTCGTGGGTGTTCATCTGCCTTAACATTCTCTCATGAATAACGGTGATCTCTTCATTACCATCTTCTTCAAATGGTGATTCCTACATGTCCAAGAAAATAAGCATTAATTATATATGGAAGAATGaagtgttttttttaaaaaaaaatttaatttaacataagcgaaagatttagaaagtaaaacttaactaaaactaattaaaactaaaaCTATAATTTATCTTAAGAGAGATCGAAGCAAAACTATCTGTGACGGCTTTGTGAGCCATGTCATGGGCCTGGTGTAGGGGGAGAATGAAGTATTAACCGTAAAATATTTAatgaatataattaattatctttTATATACAAACACCTTTATTTTGCCTTGAATACATTAAAAAGAGTACTACTTTCATTTTAAAAAGATCTTACACGAACTATTTGTATGGACTCCGTTGTAATGTTTGAcagttaatatatccaattatATAAGgtaaaaagttataaaaaattgatatttataaaatgcattttaagacgaatctaacaagatatctcatCATAATTTTTGATAGATATAATAATGAGAATTTATGGAcaaagttttattttttgacataTTTTTCAAAGCCTAAAgaactttatgaaacggaggtacactacaagaatttgtatctttaacgacaacctaattacgacgggtcaaaaatcccgtcgcaaaaggcttttgcgacggggctaacaagcaaacaatgacgggaataatcgtcgcaaatgtcttttatgacgggtttacgatggatttacgacgggatttctattaacgacggcccccttttatgacgggttcgcgacaggaatcccgtcgttaatcaacgattattggtctttcgcgacgggatttcccgtcgttaatagtacaatttcttgtagtggtagtttttcatatttttattttaagctAAGTCATACTACTTGGaacattgaaaaaaaaatcataacccttatgtcaaaaaaaaaaaaaaaaaaaaaacaaagagttCATAACCACTTCGTAAATCATTAAGTTAAACTTTGAGGTTTTTTATATCTTAGCAATTTACTCGTATACTCGATCTTAACTACGAATATACTACATGTCTACACGTAAAGATATTCATGAAACGGAGAGGGAGGTAGTATTTATCAGGAAATAATTTACTCCTATAAATATAAATTAACATCttgaaaataatttatttaacatGCATGCGTGCTAAATTCACTTCTCATGTACTCGTGTAGACTTGTAGAATTGTAGTATAATTATACTAATGTAGTAATGTCTAATCTcgtaatattttatatgatgaATATTGTAATTTTATGAAAAAACTTATATGAAATACGTAGTTGATCAGATAAATGAAAAATTCTATATATTTGTTCGAGATTACTAACAATTAATTGTTTTCCTATAAATTTATTTAACACGTTAATAAGGGTATACAAGGAATTTTGTAACGGGCACTAAATAGTCGAAGACCACAGGGGTTCTCGACTTCCATCATAGAATAGAGACTATTCTGTATATTCCAAATTTCATAACACAACATACGTAGTAAATATGGACTAAAAAAAGAAAGTTTTTATTCATTTGATTAGTTTACCTCGTATGCTCCAACAAATTCCTCAGCTGAGCTTTTACTCAAGAACATGAGTTGACGACCtacaaaataaatatataaatccaacttaaacttgttaatcaaaactataaaacaaaacaaaacgtTGGCTAAAACCCGAATAAATCAGAGTGGTGCTAATTACCTGCATATGAAGTTGATATAAGTAAAGAAGAAATGATGAGGAAAACAAGGATGAGTTTTTTTAGTGGCAAGAAACCCATCATGTTAGTTTTCtcttatttttgtttcttttcttttggttCAAGGGAATGAAGTACATAAGAAATGGTGCCTTTGTTGTTAGAATGATGCAAAAGACATTAACTTTACTAGGAAGTGGTATTTCTAGCTAGATAAAGATAACAcaaatcatttatttatttataaataataataatgcaaattaaaaggattaattaatataaatttcATTATGTTTTGctttttagttttaaataaaaattataattttgaaataGTAAATAAAGGCTAAAGGGGATAGCAGACCACTTTCCTGTTGTTGGGGCATGAAGTCTATGAAGTTAGTGGATTTTATTAGGGAAAATTAATTGAAGTTTGTCAAGATTGTTATGCCAAGGAGAAGAATATTTGTATGCCCCTTTTTAGATACCTAATTCAAATCATTTACTGGTTATTCACTTTTGCCATTTTGACCTTTTATAGTATTGCACTAATATCACCATCCAAGTTCTTATCAATCATGAATCATGACTAACTTCTTGGGTGCGGTGATTCTATATTGTCAGTTTATCACATTATTTGATCTAGGTCACAAATTAAGTAAATATATATCGACTGTAACATGTACATCATGTATGTAGATAGGAAAAAGTTTTCTCTAGCCATAGACCTTATATTTTCTCTATATTTTACAAAGAAGTAAAAGATAAACCACCTGAAATTATTAGGAAGGTGTATTTGCGGAGTATTAAGTTAATTAAGGCCATTAATTGTATGGAGTACGTGTTCACAAGCTTTGTTTTCTTAATCCCTTTTTATACTTTGTATATGTTTTTAAATCTATAGATAAATGAGTAAATATGTACAATTATGAGTTTATCTTTAGGGTGCttaatttttaacttttgatTAATAAGTTCAATATGAATATAAGCGTTATACGTAGTTATGAATATCCGTTCTATAAAGTTATCATTAATTATATTTGCACCCAATAAAATATGGAAGTAAAGATATTTATTatacaaacttttaggaaagacgCTCTAACGGTTAGAACACTTTTATgcactggaaccaattagttatgcactttaactaattagttaaccactgaaatcaattagttaagtttgaaattcaattagtcaatcaacgaaaccaattagttatgcaaccgaaccaattagttaagcactgaaccaattagttaaacaatgaaactgaaTAATTAAGCAatgagatcaattagttaagattttatgagttttagttaataataagtttgttcaaaaataataactattcgactcatgaatttaactatttgtctttataccttaactatttctgttattcaattagttatgattttattacttttagttatattTTACACTAATTTAGTTAATACCAAAAAAGTGATATAAACGTTAGACGATTTTACACAAAAGTTTCTAGATAATTATTGGATCTCTATGTTGCATAATGGAACATTGCTAGCTGTGTTAATTACTATTAAGTGGCATTTCTAACCAATTATATCTAGTTGCCACTTTACCTATTTGGCTATTTGGACCATTGACAATGGACATCCTAGTTGGAGGTTTGACTTCGAGCTGACTCGTGTTCGAATGCTTTACCTAATTTCGTTGCCTTCTATAGTCTTTAACTAACCTACATGAATTAGACACTTTCAATATTTAATTACTAAATCACACACCAATTACTTTAGTTGTTTATGGTGGGAATGAGAGGAAGAAATCTCACTCTATTTAATAATACATATATATAAGtggatatttttattttaaggatTGTGAATGAGCCACATATGCTATTTTCATATACATAGAACAAATTGCAGCGCACATTTCCTAAATTAATACTTGTATGGAATTAAATTTGGTATTCAATCGATAAATTACCTCGTTTGAAATGTATGAGAGAGGCACGCTGAGGCGCAACTATAATGTGGAGATTATATATCAATTgtatgttggttcagtggtgattggggctgaactttgTCGAAaggacccgtgttcgatcccccgcaataacaattgggaggggactggaacctatccactcagAACTTGCCTCAAACccggattagccctaaaggTGAATCGgttgctaacaccaaaaaaaaaagcggagattatatatatttttaaatcaCCATGTCATGTACTTGAATATGATAAGCGACACCAATATAACAACTAATTTTGAAAGGTACAAGTATagcataattttttaaaaaatatcctTACAAAGTACTCATACATAAAATTGCGGAGTAACATTCAGAGAATACAAACGCAATATAGATTGTGGAAAATTATGTATGTAAAGTGAGCATGGTGCATCTGAGTAACTACTCAGTAACACAAAGTGTTTGTGTATAATTAATACGAAGTAACATATATGCTTTCTAGCTTGTAAAAAAACATCGTTATACTGCATTTTTATTTATAGTttactaaagaaaataaaagaatacTACCTTTGTTTCGAAAATATCTTTACATTTACTGTTTGCACGAACTTCGGTGTAAtatttgaccgttaatatatcAAATTCTGTAtggcaaaaaattataaaaaatttatatatataaaatacattttaaaataaatctaacaagatatctcatgataattttttatagatataatagttagaatttatggtcaaagttttgatttttgaacaCATTTTttaaagtgtaaagaactttatgaAACGGACGTAGTATATGATCAGATGTTCTTTTACCATAATGTTCTAATCCATATTCTTTACGTATGCATTTCATTTCTCTAGGTGCACAATACTCAGTGGATAGTGTACACCATGTCCATAGTCCACGAATTGGAAAAATCACAGCCGAACAAATAACTACGTATAACTGATCAATCACTGTCATCTCCTCCTATAAAGAGAGCAAATTGTTAATTTAGATAGGTTAACTAGCTAACAAATTGGTTGAGTAAGATATTAGATTTAGTGTTAAGTTAG encodes:
- the LOC110803082 gene encoding protein CASPARIAN STRIP INTEGRITY FACTOR 1, with the translated sequence MMGFLPLKKLILVFLIISSLLISTSYAGRQLMFLSKSSAEEFVGAYEESPFEEDGNEEITVIHERMLRQMNTHDYGRYDPSPSLPRPRHKLIPN